In Vicingus serpentipes, the DNA window GCTCAAATTTGTGCGTAACACTTGTTCCGTAATTCCAAGCAATTTCTGGAGCTAGTTTTTCGCTAATCACTCTTCGTGAACTTGCCATTACATTTGCATTTTCTATATAAGGGTTAGCTGTTCTAAATCCTCTCCCAACAGAAAAACGTAAAGCCGAAAGTGGAGTAAAATTGTATTTATAATGTACTCTTGGAGTAAAAAATGCACCATATAAATTATGATAATCTCCACGAGCACCTAGAACCAATGCACTTTTCGCTGTAGTTAAAGCATATTCCGTGAAAATACCTGGTACAATTTCTTCTCTCCCAAACAAAGAGTCGTTATAATTTTTATCATAATGATCATAAACCAAGCTTCCTCCTAATTTTACATTGTTTTTCTCATTCACCATTCTTGTTTGGTAAATCGCATTTAAATAACCACTCATTTGTTCAGCATTAAACTTTTTATCGCCATACTTCGATTCGTGATTGTGATATTTAAAACTATTGATGATACCTATACTCTTGTAAGGCTGCTCTGGAAACAAAAATCCATTTTTGGAAAATACTTCAAACTGTTTGGTTAAAACTCCAATTTTATACAATCGATTTGTTTCAGTAGAACTAATTTGCCCTGCTTCCATATCTTCATAAACACCTTTTACTCCAAATTGAGAAACCTGTTTTTTACCTTGATATTTCCATCTATTAAAAAAGTTAAATTGCGTTTTTAATGGCATGTCCAAAAAGGTGTCGTCATTATTATCCCAAGCCACACTTTGATTGCTCACATGTACTAAAGTCATTGTACTCCATTTATCGTTTAACTTTTGAGCTCCATGAATATTTAGTTCTGCTCTACCTTTTTCATTTCCATAAACATTTATAAAGAGTTGTTCGGCATTGTCTGGTTTTAGCAACTCCACATTTATTTGTCCTGTTATAGATTCATAACCATTTACTACAGAGCCTGCTCCTTTTTTAATTTGTATAGATTCTGCCCAAGTACCTGGCACAAAAGTTAACCCAAATGCAGACGACAATCCTCTAATCATTGGTAAGTTTTCAGCTTGAATTTGCGTGTAAATCCCATCCAACCCTAACATTTGAATCTTCTTAGTGCCAGAAACCGCATCTGTAAAATTTACATCAACTGAGGCGTTCGTTTCAAAACTTTCAGAAATATTACAGCAAGCAGCCTTAGTAAACTCATTTTTATTTAAAGTTTCTACCAATAATGGATTAACTAAATCTATTTTGGTACTTGATTCACGTTCGGTTAATTCAAATTCTTTTAGCTTAACGTCTTTACTTAACTTAATTTCTAGTTTTGATTTAGGCAATGATTTAACAGTAATACTATCTGTTTGATAGCCTATAAAGCTTACCATTAAAGTTGCTGGAAATTGACTAGGCTCTGCTATTTCAAAATTTCCATTTTCATCAGAAAAAGTTCCAGTTGTTGTATTTTGCCAGTAAACATTAGCACCTGGAATTGGTGATTTGCTTTTATTGCTTTCAGATATAGTTCCTTGTACTTTTTGAGCGGCACTTATTTTTGCTATCAAAAAACATCCAAGCAAGATTAAAAATTGATATTTCTTCATTGTAATAAATTATAAGTTAACACTTTTAATAATTCTCTGCACATAGCAGCAAAGTGTTAAAATCCTATAATCTAAATAACTGAATTGTTTTGAGTAATTCTATACCACTGAGTGGTGGCGGTAAATTATGGAAGAAACTTATAGAAGCTTCTTTAACTTTAATAAGCTCAATTAATTGGGGAATCTGAATTGCGATTAAATCAAGATTAATGAAAGAAAAATCAGTTATTGAACTAAATGAGTTAATATTATTATCGAAAGTAATTTTATGAAAATCACAACATTTAGTTGTTATAGTGCCATCTTTTTTTGATGGATTACAATCTTCTAAATCATCAACAGAAAAAAGTACCTTACCAGTCATCAAGCAAGTCATTTTAGTTACACTCAATTGAAGTGAAGAAACTAAAACAATCGCTATTAGTAAAAAGCTAGTTATATGTTTAAGTATTGCTCTCAATAACACAAAGATAATTATAAATTATCATAATAAATGTTAATTGACTAGGATTCCAATTAACATTTATATTTTTCATATTTATCATGGTATTTTATTTGGTAATTTTCGACTTTATAATTTAACCTAAATATGATAAAACAAACAAAAACAATCGCTTTAGCAATGTCAGCATCATTATTAATGTTTGCATG includes these proteins:
- a CDS encoding TonB-dependent receptor, whose product is MKKYQFLILLGCFLIAKISAAQKVQGTISESNKSKSPIPGANVYWQNTTTGTFSDENGNFEIAEPSQFPATLMVSFIGYQTDSITVKSLPKSKLEIKLSKDVKLKEFELTERESSTKIDLVNPLLVETLNKNEFTKAACCNISESFETNASVDVNFTDAVSGTKKIQMLGLDGIYTQIQAENLPMIRGLSSAFGLTFVPGTWAESIQIKKGAGSVVNGYESITGQINVELLKPDNAEQLFINVYGNEKGRAELNIHGAQKLNDKWSTMTLVHVSNQSVAWDNNDDTFLDMPLKTQFNFFNRWKYQGKKQVSQFGVKGVYEDMEAGQISSTETNRLYKIGVLTKQFEVFSKNGFLFPEQPYKSIGIINSFKYHNHESKYGDKKFNAEQMSGYLNAIYQTRMVNEKNNVKLGGSLVYDHYDKNYNDSLFGREEIVPGIFTEYALTTAKSALVLGARGDYHNLYGAFFTPRVHYKYNFTPLSALRFSVGRGFRTANPYIENANVMASSRRVISEKLAPEIAWNYGTSVTHKFELGGREMSVNLDYYFTDFQNQVVVDLENPDEVSFYNLQGKSYSHSFQAEVSAQITQQLEIKAAYKLYDIKTDYQTGLKEKPLVPKNRALVNIGYITNFDKWKFDLTGQWFDVSRLPSTATNLVENQISTSSKPFITLNGQITRAFKRIEFYLGVENMTNFRQDSPIIAATDPFGSDFDASLIWGSVNGRIAYGGLRFRIQ